The following coding sequences are from one Haemophilus haemolyticus window:
- the rsmH gene encoding 16S rRNA (cytosine(1402)-N(4))-methyltransferase RsmH — MDTENSFSSPEHITVLLHEAVNGLVLKENGIYIDGTFGRGGHSRLILSKLSSNGRLIGVDRDPRAIAEAQKIQDSRFQIEHNSFSHIPEICEKLNLVGKIDGILLDLGVSSPQLDEAERGFSFMKDGPLDMRMDTTQGLSAEEWLKQVSVEDLTWVLKTFGEERFAKRIATAIVGYNKSAAKNGTEFLSRTSQLAELISQAVPFKDKHKHPATRSFQAIRIFINAELDELESVLNSALDMLAPEGRLSIISFHSLEDRMVKHFMKKQSKGEDIPKGLPLREDQIQRNQKLKTIGKAIQPSDAEIQANPRSRSAVLRVAERI; from the coding sequence ATGGATACCGAAAATTCCTTTTCTTCACCTGAACATATCACAGTTTTACTTCACGAAGCCGTGAATGGCTTGGTATTGAAGGAAAATGGAATTTATATTGACGGTACTTTTGGCCGTGGTGGTCATTCTCGCTTAATCCTTTCTAAATTATCCTCAAATGGTCGTCTCATTGGCGTTGACCGTGATCCTAGAGCCATTGCTGAAGCTCAAAAAATTCAAGATTCACGTTTTCAGATTGAACACAACAGCTTTTCCCATATTCCTGAAATTTGTGAAAAATTAAATTTAGTGGGCAAAATTGACGGTATTTTGCTTGATCTTGGTGTGTCATCCCCACAGCTTGATGAAGCAGAGCGTGGTTTTAGTTTTATGAAAGATGGCCCGCTTGATATGCGCATGGACACGACTCAAGGTTTATCAGCAGAAGAATGGTTAAAACAAGTATCGGTTGAGGATTTAACCTGGGTTTTGAAAACTTTTGGCGAAGAACGTTTTGCTAAACGTATTGCCACTGCCATTGTTGGTTACAACAAAAGTGCGGCTAAAAATGGCACAGAATTTTTATCGCGAACTAGTCAATTAGCTGAGCTTATTTCACAAGCGGTACCTTTCAAAGATAAACATAAACATCCTGCGACTCGCAGTTTCCAAGCTATTCGTATTTTCATCAATGCAGAATTAGATGAATTGGAAAGTGTACTTAATTCTGCTTTAGACATGCTAGCGCCAGAAGGGCGTTTATCAATCATTAGTTTCCATTCTTTAGAAGATAGAATGGTGAAACATTTTATGAAAAAACAAAGTAAAGGTGAGGATATCCCTAAAGGTTTACCACTGCGAGAAGACCAAATTCAACGTAATCAAAAATTAAAAACTATAGGTAAAGCAATTCAACCAAGTGATGCAGAAATTCAAGCAAATCCTCGTTCAAGAAGTGCGGTATTGCGTGTAGCGGAGAGAATTTAG
- the mraY gene encoding phospho-N-acetylmuramoyl-pentapeptide-transferase, translating to MLVWLAEYLVRYETAFNAISYITVRAILALLTALFISLWIGPKVIKRLQILKFGQEVRNDGPESHFAKKGTPTMGGVMILFSIGVSTLLWANLANPYIWVCLFVLFGYGAIGFVDDFRKITRKNTDGLIARWKYFWMSVVALVAILWLYWLGHDTDATRLVIPFFKDIMPQLGLFYIVLSYFVIVGTGNAVNLTDGLDGLAIMPTALVAGAFALIAWATGNVNFAEYLHIPYIKYSSEVVVFCTAIVGAGLGFLWFNTYPAQVFMGDVGSLALGGALGVVAILVRQEFLLVIMGGVFVVEALSVILQVGSYKLRKQRIFRMAPIHHHFELKGWPEPRVIIRFWIISLMLVLMGLVTLKLR from the coding sequence ATGTTAGTCTGGCTTGCTGAATATCTTGTTCGTTATGAAACCGCGTTTAATGCGATTTCTTATATTACTGTCCGTGCAATTCTTGCATTATTAACCGCACTTTTTATCTCACTTTGGATTGGCCCAAAAGTGATTAAGCGTTTACAGATTTTAAAATTTGGCCAAGAAGTGCGAAATGATGGTCCTGAAAGTCACTTTGCTAAAAAAGGCACCCCCACAATGGGCGGTGTGATGATTTTATTCTCTATTGGCGTAAGTACTTTATTATGGGCAAATCTTGCTAATCCTTATATTTGGGTCTGCTTATTTGTATTATTTGGATACGGTGCAATTGGTTTTGTGGATGATTTCCGTAAAATTACCCGTAAAAATACAGATGGTTTGATTGCTCGTTGGAAATATTTCTGGATGTCTGTTGTGGCATTAGTGGCAATCCTTTGGCTTTATTGGCTTGGCCACGACACTGATGCAACCCGTTTAGTGATTCCATTCTTTAAAGACATTATGCCTCAATTAGGTTTGTTCTATATTGTGTTGTCTTACTTTGTGATTGTTGGAACCGGTAATGCGGTGAATTTAACAGATGGTTTGGATGGATTGGCGATTATGCCTACTGCGCTTGTTGCAGGTGCGTTTGCTTTAATTGCTTGGGCTACAGGTAACGTGAATTTCGCAGAATACTTACACATCCCATACATTAAATACAGTTCTGAAGTGGTTGTGTTCTGTACAGCCATTGTTGGAGCAGGGTTAGGATTCTTATGGTTCAATACTTATCCCGCACAAGTCTTTATGGGCGATGTAGGTTCCCTTGCATTAGGCGGAGCGCTTGGTGTCGTGGCGATTCTAGTTCGTCAGGAATTTTTGCTTGTGATAATGGGCGGGGTATTTGTTGTTGAAGCGCTCTCTGTTATTTTGCAAGTGGGCTCTTATAAGTTACGTAAACAACGCATTTTTAGAATGGCACCGATTCACCACCATTTTGAATTGAAGGGATGGCCTGAGCCAAGAGTGATTATTCGGTTTTGGATTATTTCCTTAATGCTGGTGTTAATGGGATTGGTCACCTTGAAGTTGCGTTAA
- the ftsW gene encoding putative lipid II flippase FtsW: MEFLQNIKKNYDEWTRITPQGLLYDRALFWLFVILLLIGLVSVTSASIPYSSRLFNDPFYFAKRDAFYVFLSLATCYAMLYIPTEKLEKWNVNIFWAAVALLIAVLFIGTSVNGAKRWISLGILNFQPAEFAKLALTCFLASYFTRRYDEVRGRKFSAIKPFIVMGVMGMFLLVQPDMGSTVVLFVITFGMLFIVGAHFFQFILLGATGVILGAWLIISASYRLKRFTGFLDPFKDPYGTGFQLTNSLMAFGRGEITGEGLGNSIQKLDYLPEAHTDFIMAIIGEEFGFIGILIVVILLGLLVFRALKIGKESLMLEQRFRGFLALGIGFWIFFQGFVNLGMALGMLPTKGLTFPLVSYGGSSIIIMSATIGILLRIDHENRLLRAGQARLRDD; encoded by the coding sequence ATGGAATTTTTACAGAATATCAAAAAAAATTACGATGAATGGACACGCATCACACCGCAAGGTTTGCTGTATGATCGTGCGCTATTTTGGTTATTTGTTATTTTGCTTTTAATTGGTTTAGTTTCGGTAACATCTGCATCTATTCCTTATAGCTCTCGTTTATTTAATGATCCTTTTTACTTTGCAAAACGCGATGCTTTTTATGTATTTCTTTCTTTAGCGACTTGTTATGCCATGTTGTATATTCCAACTGAAAAGTTGGAAAAATGGAATGTAAATATTTTCTGGGCAGCCGTGGCTTTATTGATAGCTGTATTATTTATCGGTACATCAGTCAATGGTGCTAAACGTTGGATTTCATTGGGAATTTTGAATTTTCAGCCAGCCGAATTTGCGAAGCTTGCACTGACTTGTTTCTTGGCAAGCTATTTTACTCGTCGTTATGATGAGGTTCGAGGTAGAAAATTTAGTGCGATAAAACCCTTTATTGTGATGGGCGTGATGGGGATGTTCCTATTAGTTCAGCCTGATATGGGAAGTACAGTTGTACTGTTTGTTATTACTTTCGGTATGCTATTTATCGTCGGCGCGCACTTTTTCCAATTTATTTTGCTTGGTGCAACAGGTGTAATTCTTGGCGCTTGGTTAATCATCTCTGCCTCTTATCGTTTAAAACGTTTCACCGGTTTTTTAGATCCATTTAAAGACCCTTATGGTACAGGCTTCCAATTAACGAACTCTCTTATGGCATTTGGTCGTGGTGAAATAACGGGGGAAGGGTTAGGTAATTCAATTCAAAAACTAGATTATTTACCTGAAGCGCATACTGACTTTATCATGGCTATTATTGGTGAAGAGTTTGGCTTTATAGGCATTTTAATTGTTGTTATTTTGCTCGGTTTACTTGTTTTTCGCGCCCTGAAGATTGGTAAAGAATCTTTAATGTTAGAACAACGTTTTAGAGGATTTTTAGCGTTAGGCATTGGCTTTTGGATTTTCTTCCAAGGCTTTGTTAATTTAGGTATGGCGCTTGGAATGTTGCCGACTAAAGGTTTAACCTTCCCACTCGTGAGTTATGGTGGTTCGAGTATTATCATTATGTCAGCGACTATTGGCATTTTATTACGTATTGATCACGAAAACCGTTTACTTCGCGCGGGCCAAGCACGCCTACGCGATGATTAG
- the murE gene encoding UDP-N-acetylmuramoyl-L-alanyl-D-glutamate--2,6-diaminopimelate ligase, translating into MKKLTALFNLPELKNDIELHNMVLDSRKVKAGDLFVAIKGHQVDGNQFIDSAIHSGASAVVSETELSSEHLTVAFIENVPVVKYYQLARHLSSLADVFYDSPSKKLTLVGVTGTNGKTTISQLLAQWAELLGHRAAVMGTIGNGLLGQVVEAKNTTGSAVEIQSSLSSFKQAGADFASIEVSSHGLAQHRVEALRFKAGIFTNLTRDHLDYHQTMENYASAKKRLFTELDTQIKVINADDEIGCQWLSELPDAIAVSTSADFQSNSRQWMKATNIYYHAKGADITFESSWGNGVLHSPLIGAFNVSNLLLVMTTLLSFGYPLENLLATAKSLKGVCGRMEMIQYPNKPTVIVDYAHTPDALEKALMAAREHCQGELWCIFGCGGDRDRGKRPLMAQVAEQFAEKVIVTKDNPRTESQSQIESDIVAGFKNMDKVGIIPDREQAIQFAIESAVENDVILIAGKGHENYQIIGTEIVHFSDQEIAHDFLK; encoded by the coding sequence ATGAAAAAACTCACCGCACTTTTTAATTTGCCTGAATTAAAGAATGATATAGAACTCCATAATATGGTGTTAGATAGCCGTAAAGTTAAAGCTGGCGATCTTTTTGTGGCGATAAAAGGTCATCAGGTGGATGGAAATCAATTTATTGATTCTGCTATTCATTCTGGTGCGAGTGCGGTGGTTTCTGAGACAGAATTATCTAGCGAGCATTTAACTGTGGCGTTTATCGAGAATGTGCCAGTAGTTAAATATTATCAACTTGCGCGTCATCTTTCATCTTTGGCGGATGTTTTCTATGATTCGCCTTCTAAAAAATTAACGCTTGTTGGTGTCACGGGGACAAATGGTAAAACCACTATTTCTCAATTATTAGCGCAATGGGCGGAGTTATTAGGTCATCGTGCGGCTGTGATGGGGACTATTGGCAATGGCCTTTTAGGTCAAGTTGTCGAAGCCAAAAATACAACTGGCTCAGCAGTAGAAATCCAATCATCACTTTCCAGTTTTAAGCAAGCTGGCGCAGATTTTGCCTCTATTGAAGTTTCATCGCATGGTTTGGCACAACATCGTGTTGAGGCGCTGCGTTTTAAAGCAGGGATTTTTACGAACTTAACGCGTGATCATCTAGATTATCACCAGACTATGGAAAATTATGCTTCCGCTAAAAAACGCTTATTCACCGAATTAGATACGCAAATTAAAGTGATTAATGCTGATGATGAGATTGGATGCCAATGGTTAAGTGAATTGCCTGATGCTATTGCGGTAAGTACGAGCGCTGATTTCCAATCAAACTCACGTCAATGGATGAAGGCAACAAATATCTACTATCACGCTAAAGGCGCTGATATTACTTTTGAATCTAGCTGGGGTAATGGCGTATTGCATAGTCCATTAATCGGTGCTTTCAATGTAAGCAATTTGTTATTAGTGATGACCACGTTATTATCATTTGGTTACCCATTGGAAAATTTACTCGCTACGGCGAAATCTTTGAAAGGAGTATGTGGAAGAATGGAAATGATTCAATATCCAAATAAACCAACAGTTATTGTAGATTATGCGCATACACCTGACGCACTAGAAAAAGCCTTGATGGCAGCGCGTGAACATTGCCAAGGTGAGTTATGGTGTATTTTTGGCTGTGGTGGAGACCGCGATAGAGGTAAACGTCCATTAATGGCACAAGTTGCAGAACAGTTTGCTGAAAAGGTGATTGTAACAAAAGATAATCCTAGAACAGAATCACAAAGCCAAATTGAATCAGATATTGTTGCTGGCTTTAAAAATATGGATAAAGTCGGCATTATTCCCGATCGAGAACAGGCCATTCAGTTTGCGATTGAAAGTGCGGTTGAAAATGATGTGATTTTAATTGCTGGCAAAGGCCATGAAAATTATCAAATTATTGGCACTGAAATCGTGCATTTTTCAGACCAAGAAATTGCCCATGATTTTTTAAAATAA
- the murF gene encoding UDP-N-acetylmuramoyl-tripeptide--D-alanyl-D-alanine ligase has translation MIKLSTEQLAQILQAKLIGDKNVQVEEINTDTRKSVSNSLFFALKGEKFDAHQYLEQAVAQGAVAVVVQQENSSISVPQLVVKDTRIALGELAKWLREKINPRTVAMTGSSGKTTVKEMTASILQHTAGDSDVVLFTNGNFNNDIGVPLTLLRLTEKHRFAVIELGANHQGEIDYTTKLAQPDAALINNIAPAHLEGFGSLEGVAQAKGEIYRGLTLNGVAIINAEHNHLNVWQKEIGEHEIQYFNGKDYSAKNIHHTDQGSTFTLISPQGEIEIILPYLGEHNVKNALAATALAMNVGATLADVKSGLEQRSQVKGRLFPIQVTPNLLLLDDTYNANKDSLCAAIDVLKSYDAFRILCVGDMKELGENSLAIHREVGQHANSANLDLVCSYGNESAVISEVVSGKHFIDKVEMVDFLVPLIEIQLQQNNKVVVLGKGSRSMKMEDVIYSLKDKIKC, from the coding sequence ATGATTAAACTCTCTACTGAACAATTAGCACAGATTCTTCAAGCTAAATTAATTGGCGATAAAAATGTGCAAGTTGAAGAAATTAATACAGATACCCGAAAAAGCGTATCAAATAGTTTATTTTTTGCGTTGAAAGGTGAAAAGTTTGATGCTCACCAATATCTTGAACAAGCGGTAGCACAAGGTGCGGTAGCCGTTGTTGTTCAGCAAGAAAATTCTTCCATTTCTGTTCCACAACTGGTGGTTAAGGATACTCGTATTGCTTTGGGAGAACTTGCAAAATGGTTACGTGAAAAAATTAACCCGCGTACTGTCGCGATGACAGGGTCTTCTGGTAAAACCACGGTGAAAGAAATGACGGCAAGTATTTTGCAACATACTGCTGGTGATTCAGACGTGGTACTTTTTACCAATGGTAATTTTAATAATGATATTGGTGTGCCTTTAACCCTTCTTCGTTTAACAGAAAAACATCGTTTCGCAGTGATCGAACTTGGTGCAAATCATCAAGGTGAAATTGATTACACCACAAAATTAGCTCAACCTGATGCCGCATTGATTAATAATATTGCGCCCGCGCATTTAGAAGGCTTTGGTTCTTTAGAAGGCGTTGCACAAGCTAAAGGTGAGATTTATCGTGGTTTAACATTGAATGGTGTAGCGATTATTAACGCAGAACATAATCATTTAAATGTTTGGCAAAAAGAAATCGGTGAACATGAAATTCAATATTTCAACGGTAAAGATTATTCCGCAAAAAATATCCATCATACTGATCAAGGTTCCACTTTTACACTTATTTCCCCACAAGGTGAAATTGAGATTATCTTACCTTACCTTGGTGAACATAATGTAAAAAATGCTTTGGCAGCAACCGCACTTGCAATGAATGTCGGCGCCACTCTTGCAGATGTAAAATCTGGATTAGAACAACGTTCACAAGTGAAAGGACGTTTATTCCCAATTCAAGTAACGCCTAATTTATTGCTGTTAGATGATACTTATAATGCGAATAAAGATTCTCTCTGTGCTGCCATTGATGTCCTAAAAAGTTATGATGCTTTCCGTATTTTGTGTGTCGGCGATATGAAAGAGTTAGGAGAAAACTCTCTCGCTATTCATCGTGAAGTAGGACAACATGCTAATTCGGCAAATTTAGATTTAGTTTGTTCTTATGGCAACGAAAGTGCGGTTATTTCTGAGGTTGTTTCGGGTAAGCATTTTATTGATAAGGTGGAGATGGTTGATTTTCTTGTACCATTGATTGAAATCCAATTACAACAAAATAATAAAGTCGTGGTGCTAGGAAAAGGCTCGCGCTCAATGAAAATGGAAGATGTGATCTATTCATTAAAGGATAAAATTAAATGTTAG
- the mraZ gene encoding division/cell wall cluster transcriptional repressor MraZ, translating into MFRGATAVNLDSKGRVAIPTRYRSEILEKNQGQMVCTVDIRQPCLLLYPLDEWEKIEQKLLALSNFDPTQRRLQRVMLGHATECEMDAQGRILLSGPLRQHAKLEKGLMLVGQLNKFEIWSAVEWHAQIEEDMEIGSSTDFASEALKDFSL; encoded by the coding sequence ATGTTTCGTGGTGCAACAGCGGTTAATTTAGATTCTAAGGGACGCGTAGCGATCCCAACCCGCTATCGCTCTGAAATTCTTGAAAAGAATCAAGGGCAAATGGTTTGCACTGTGGATATCCGTCAACCCTGCCTTTTACTTTATCCCCTTGATGAATGGGAAAAAATCGAACAAAAACTTCTCGCACTTTCTAACTTTGATCCTACCCAACGCCGTTTGCAACGAGTAATGCTTGGCCACGCCACTGAATGTGAGATGGATGCTCAGGGCCGTATTTTGCTTAGTGGGCCATTACGTCAACATGCAAAATTAGAAAAAGGTTTAATGTTGGTAGGACAACTTAATAAATTTGAAATTTGGAGTGCTGTAGAATGGCATGCCCAAATTGAAGAAGATATGGAAATTGGTTCAAGTACAGACTTTGCGTCTGAGGCTTTGAAAGATTTCTCATTATAG
- the ftsL gene encoding cell division protein FtsL yields MSENNKPRYPLQQILVEDLFSSNKLIVLLLVAILISSMGVIWVTHQTRRLISENGQLVLQRQALESEYRNLQVQEATEGDSTRVESIAVGTLKMKTLSPEQEVEIRE; encoded by the coding sequence ATGTCTGAAAATAATAAACCTCGTTATCCGTTACAGCAGATTTTGGTCGAAGATCTATTTTCTTCAAATAAATTAATTGTGTTGTTATTGGTGGCGATTTTGATTTCATCAATGGGCGTGATTTGGGTAACTCATCAGACTCGTCGATTAATTTCTGAAAATGGTCAATTGGTTTTGCAGCGCCAAGCGCTTGAAAGTGAATATCGAAATTTGCAAGTACAAGAAGCAACAGAGGGAGATAGTACTAGAGTAGAGTCTATTGCTGTTGGCACCTTAAAAATGAAAACATTATCCCCAGAACAAGAAGTTGAAATTAGAGAATAA
- the murD gene encoding UDP-N-acetylmuramoyl-L-alanine--D-glutamate ligase yields the protein MNTYQNKNITIIGLGKTGLSCVDYLLSQQANIRVIDTRKNPTGVDKLPKNIPLHTGSLNQEWLLESDIIVISPGLAVKTLEIQTALKAGVEVIGDIELFCRAATKPIVGITGSNGKSTVTTLVYEMAKAAGVKVGMGGNIGIPALSLLNEDCELYVLELSSFQLETTYSLKAAAATVLNVTEDHMDRYVDLEDYRQAKLRIYHNAEVGVLNNEDKLTFGEGENQAKQNVFFAENTADYWLKTENGKQYLMAKDEVILPCEEATLVGRHNYMNILAATALAQAVGINLDSIRTALRHFKGLDHRFQLAHQANGIRWINDSKATNVGSTVAALAGLYVEGKLHLLLGGDGKGADFSELADLINQPHIICYCFGRDGAQLAKLSSQSYLFDTMEQAIEFLRPTLQNGDMVLLSPACASLDQFASFEKRGEEFTRLAQYSA from the coding sequence ATGAACACCTATCAAAACAAAAATATTACTATCATCGGGCTTGGCAAAACAGGTCTTTCTTGCGTAGATTATCTTTTATCCCAACAGGCTAATATTCGTGTGATTGATACCCGAAAAAATCCTACTGGTGTTGATAAACTTCCTAAAAATATCCCTCTTCATACTGGTAGTTTAAATCAGGAGTGGTTACTTGAAAGCGATATTATTGTTATTAGCCCAGGGCTTGCGGTAAAAACACTTGAAATTCAAACCGCACTTAAAGCTGGCGTAGAAGTAATCGGTGATATTGAATTATTCTGCCGCGCGGCGACAAAGCCAATTGTGGGGATTACCGGTTCAAATGGAAAAAGTACCGTGACTACTTTAGTTTATGAAATGGCGAAAGCTGCTGGCGTGAAAGTTGGTATGGGGGGAAATATTGGGATTCCCGCTTTGTCATTGTTGAATGAAGATTGTGAACTTTATGTATTAGAGCTGTCTAGTTTTCAGCTTGAAACAACTTACAGCTTAAAAGCTGCCGCTGCAACTGTCTTGAACGTGACTGAAGATCATATGGATCGCTATGTGGATTTAGAAGATTATCGCCAAGCAAAATTACGCATTTATCACAATGCTGAGGTCGGAGTTTTGAATAATGAGGATAAGCTGACTTTTGGTGAAGGTGAAAATCAAGCGAAACAAAACGTTTTTTTTGCGGAAAATACAGCAGATTATTGGCTAAAAACGGAAAACGGCAAGCAATATTTAATGGCAAAAGATGAAGTGATTTTGCCTTGTGAAGAAGCCACATTAGTCGGTCGTCATAATTATATGAACATTTTGGCAGCAACGGCATTGGCACAAGCTGTCGGTATTAATTTAGATTCAATTCGTACCGCACTTCGTCATTTCAAAGGATTAGATCATCGTTTTCAATTAGCGCATCAAGCTAATGGCATCCGTTGGATTAATGACTCTAAAGCAACAAATGTGGGGAGTACAGTTGCCGCATTAGCAGGACTTTATGTGGAAGGCAAATTGCATTTGTTGTTAGGTGGTGATGGAAAAGGGGCTGATTTTTCGGAATTAGCTGACTTAATTAATCAACCACACATTATTTGTTATTGTTTTGGTCGAGATGGTGCGCAACTCGCTAAGCTTTCATCGCAAAGTTATTTGTTCGATACAATGGAACAAGCGATAGAATTTTTACGCCCAACATTGCAAAACGGAGATATGGTATTATTGTCGCCAGCTTGTGCAAGCCTCGATCAGTTTGCCTCTTTTGAAAAGCGCGGTGAAGAATTTACTCGTTTAGCGCAATATTCAGCCTAA
- a CDS encoding penicillin-binding transpeptidase domain-containing protein translates to MVKFNSSRKSGKAKKTIRKLTAPETVKHNKQKIVFEKCFMRVRYGVSAFFILAGLCALIARAAYVQSVDSSTLSGEADKRSLRKDEVLSVRGSILDRNGQLLSVSVPMNAVVADPKTMLKENALADKERVTALAQELGMSENDLVKKIEKNSKSGYLYLARQVESNKADYIRKLKIKGINLETEHRRFYPRVEEAAHVVGYTDIDGNGIEGIEKSFNSMLVGKDGSRTVRKDKRGNIVEHIADEKKYDAQDVTLSIDEKLQSMVYREIKKAVSDNNAESGTAVLVDVRTGEVLAMATAPSYNPNNRVGVKSELMRNRAITDTFEPGSTVKPFVVLTALQRGVVRRDEIINTGSFTVSGKEIVDVAPRAQQTLDEILINSSNRGVSRLALRMPPSALMETYQNAGLSKPTDLGLIGEQVGILNANRKRWADIERATVAYGYGITATPLQVARAYATLGSFGVYRPLSITKVDPPVIGKRVFSEKITKDIVGILEKVAIKNKRAMVEGYRVGVKTGTARKIENGHYVKKYVAFTAGIAPISDPRYALVILINDPKAGEYYGGAVSAPVFSSIMGYALRANAIPQDAEPAEKTATKSAKRIVYVGDHKNQKVN, encoded by the coding sequence ATGGTTAAGTTCAATTCTTCTCGTAAATCAGGTAAAGCAAAAAAAACAATTAGAAAATTGACCGCACCTGAAACCGTAAAACATAACAAACAGAAAATTGTGTTTGAAAAATGTTTTATGCGTGTTCGTTATGGAGTTTCTGCTTTTTTTATTTTGGCTGGTTTATGTGCTTTAATTGCTCGTGCGGCTTATGTGCAGTCTGTTGATTCGAGTACCTTATCTGGAGAGGCTGATAAACGTTCTTTGCGTAAAGATGAAGTGTTATCTGTGCGTGGTTCAATTTTAGATCGTAATGGTCAGCTTTTATCTGTAAGTGTACCGATGAATGCTGTGGTTGCAGATCCGAAAACCATGTTAAAAGAAAATGCACTTGCAGATAAAGAACGGGTTACTGCTTTGGCTCAAGAGTTGGGGATGAGCGAAAATGATTTGGTGAAAAAAATCGAGAAGAATTCCAAATCTGGTTATTTGTATTTGGCCCGTCAAGTAGAATCTAACAAAGCAGATTATATTCGTAAACTTAAGATTAAAGGTATTAATTTAGAAACTGAGCATCGTCGTTTTTATCCTCGCGTAGAAGAAGCTGCGCATGTGGTGGGTTATACCGATATTGATGGAAACGGTATTGAGGGCATTGAGAAAAGCTTTAATTCCATGCTTGTGGGTAAAGATGGTTCACGTACTGTTCGTAAAGATAAACGCGGAAATATTGTTGAACATATTGCGGATGAGAAAAAATATGATGCGCAAGATGTCACCTTAAGTATCGATGAAAAATTACAATCCATGGTATATCGTGAGATTAAAAAGGCGGTGTCTGATAATAATGCCGAGTCTGGCACTGCGGTATTAGTCGATGTTCGAACTGGTGAAGTATTGGCTATGGCTACTGCACCATCTTACAATCCAAACAACCGTGTCGGTGTGAAATCAGAATTAATGCGTAACCGTGCAATCACCGATACGTTTGAGCCAGGTTCTACTGTAAAACCTTTCGTAGTTTTAACCGCACTTCAACGCGGAGTAGTGCGCCGCGATGAAATTATCAACACGGGATCATTCACCGTGAGTGGCAAAGAAATTGTGGACGTTGCACCTCGCGCACAACAAACTTTAGATGAGATTTTAATTAATTCTAGTAACCGTGGTGTGAGTCGCCTTGCATTGCGTATGCCACCTAGTGCATTGATGGAAACTTATCAAAATGCAGGTTTAAGTAAACCGACAGATTTAGGCTTGATCGGTGAACAAGTTGGGATTTTGAACGCAAACCGTAAACGCTGGGCAGATATTGAACGTGCAACAGTCGCTTATGGTTACGGTATTACTGCGACACCTTTACAAGTTGCTCGTGCCTATGCAACCCTTGGTAGTTTCGGTGTTTATCGCCCGCTTTCTATCACTAAAGTTGATCCGCCAGTTATTGGGAAACGGGTTTTCTCTGAAAAAATAACTAAAGATATTGTGGGAATTTTAGAGAAAGTCGCAATTAAAAATAAACGCGCAATGGTGGAAGGCTACCGCGTCGGCGTGAAAACGGGTACGGCACGTAAGATTGAAAATGGACATTATGTAAAGAAATATGTGGCATTTACTGCGGGTATTGCACCAATTAGTGACCCTCGTTATGCTTTAGTGATTTTGATCAATGATCCAAAAGCAGGCGAATATTATGGTGGTGCGGTTTCTGCCCCTGTATTCTCTAGCATTATGGGTTATGCGTTACGTGCAAATGCTATTCCGCAAGATGCTGAACCTGCTGAAAAAACAGCAACAAAGAGCGCAAAACGTATAGTGTATGTTGGTGATCACAAGAATCAAAAAGTGAATTAA